From the genome of Vicia villosa cultivar HV-30 ecotype Madison, WI linkage group LG2, Vvil1.0, whole genome shotgun sequence, one region includes:
- the LOC131647525 gene encoding DNA-directed RNA polymerases II and IV subunit 5A-like has product MVYSEEEIPKLHRVHRTVLQMLRDRNYLVLDSEINMSRQEFKEKLDINLKGGAPTYFKTNKDDPSDKIFVYFVRVAKLGLSVLTKIRERMESEGVERSILVSRSKPSEALKDLAPKHRIELFQEDELLVNVTEHELVPEHQVLTEAEKENLLETYTVKETQLPRMFVTDPVARYYGLKRGQVVRIIRPSETAGTYVTYRIVV; this is encoded by the exons ATGGTGTATTCCGAGGAAGAGATACCCAAACTACACAGGGTTCACAGAACAGTTTTGCAAATGTTAAGAGACAGAAACTACCTCGTCCTAGATTCGGAGATAAATATGTCGAGACAAGAGTTCAAAGAAAAGCTTGACATTAACCTGAAGGGAGGAGCCCCCACTTATTTCAAAACTAACAAAGACGATCCTTCTGACAAAATCTTTGTTTACTTTGTCCGTGTAGCCAAACTCGGTCTCAGTGTTCTTACGAAGATCCGTGAGCGTATGGAGAGCGAGGGAGTCGAGAGATCTATCCTTGTTAGTCGAAGTAAACCATCTGAAGCTCTTAAGGACTTGGCCCCCAAACATCGTATTGAACTGTTTCAG GAGGATGAACTGCTGGTGAACGTAACAGAACACGAGCTTGTGCCGGAACATCAGGTGCTCACCGAGGCTGAGAAGGAAAACTTGCTTGAGACATACACCGTCAAAGAAACTCAG CTACCTAGAATGTTCGTGACGGATCCTGTTGCGAGATATTATGGACTCAAGCGTGGACAAGTTGTTCGGATAATCCGGCCAAGCGAGACTGCAGGCACATATGTTACATACCGAATTGTTGTATAA